A part of Novipirellula artificiosorum genomic DNA contains:
- the groL gene encoding chaperonin GroEL (60 kDa chaperone family; promotes refolding of misfolded polypeptides especially under stressful conditions; forms two stacked rings of heptamers to form a barrel-shaped 14mer; ends can be capped by GroES; misfolded proteins enter the barrel where they are refolded when GroES binds), with protein sequence MAKQIVFDDDARAPLLAGVSKLARAVRSTLGPRGRNAVLDKGWGSPKVTKDGVTVAEDIELDDAFENLGAQLVKEAASKTNDVAGDGTTTATVLAEAIFREGLKMVAMGADPMALSRGIAKAVDVAVEQVGKLSKPIDEKSKSDIKQVATIAGNNDPEIGDVLADAFTKVGKNGVITVEEGRSNETTVDVVEGMQFDRGFLSPHFVNNQDDVSVELEDCYVLLYEEKISNNKKMIPLLEAVSKAKKPLLIIAEDVEGESLATLVVNKMRGILSVCAVKAPGYGDRRKAILGDIAVLTGGKAIFKDLGIDLESVKLSDLGRAKKVTITSEATTMVGGAGKKADIDGRVTQIRREIEATDSDYDREKLQERLAKLAGGVAQITVGAATETEMKERKALIDDARAATQAALEEGIVPGGGVALLRCRAAVEKLEKSAEGDQQLGIRIIRNVLDQPMRAIAANAGLDGAVVVNRVLQMKGKTDGYDANAECYCDLVAAGIVDPAKVVKTSLTNAASVAALLLTTESLVADIPVKEEPGGDDHGGHDHGMGGMGGMGGGMPGMGGMGGMGGMM encoded by the coding sequence GTGGCAAAGCAAATCGTTTTCGACGACGATGCACGTGCGCCGCTGTTGGCCGGTGTAAGCAAGCTCGCTCGAGCCGTCCGAAGTACCCTCGGCCCACGTGGCCGTAACGCGGTGCTCGATAAAGGCTGGGGTTCGCCCAAGGTCACCAAAGATGGTGTGACCGTGGCCGAAGATATCGAGCTTGATGATGCATTTGAGAACCTCGGTGCCCAATTGGTCAAGGAAGCTGCCAGCAAGACGAATGATGTCGCTGGTGACGGAACGACCACGGCAACCGTTTTGGCCGAAGCCATCTTCCGCGAAGGGCTGAAGATGGTCGCCATGGGTGCTGATCCGATGGCACTATCGCGAGGCATCGCCAAGGCAGTCGACGTGGCGGTCGAGCAGGTCGGCAAATTGTCAAAGCCGATCGATGAAAAGAGCAAGAGCGACATCAAACAGGTTGCGACGATTGCGGGGAACAATGATCCCGAGATCGGTGACGTGCTTGCGGACGCTTTCACGAAAGTCGGCAAAAACGGTGTGATCACGGTCGAAGAGGGCCGCTCCAACGAAACGACCGTTGACGTCGTCGAAGGGATGCAGTTTGATCGCGGTTTCTTGTCACCCCACTTCGTCAACAATCAAGACGATGTGAGCGTTGAGCTCGAAGATTGCTACGTCCTTTTGTATGAAGAAAAGATTAGCAACAACAAGAAGATGATTCCGCTGCTTGAAGCGGTCAGTAAGGCGAAGAAGCCGCTGTTGATCATTGCCGAAGACGTCGAAGGTGAGTCGTTGGCGACCTTGGTTGTCAACAAGATGCGAGGAATCTTGTCGGTGTGTGCTGTGAAAGCACCCGGCTATGGGGATCGCCGCAAAGCCATTCTCGGCGACATTGCCGTGTTGACCGGTGGCAAGGCGATTTTCAAGGACCTCGGCATCGATCTGGAAAGCGTCAAGCTGAGCGATCTTGGCCGGGCAAAGAAAGTGACGATTACCAGCGAAGCGACCACGATGGTGGGTGGAGCCGGCAAGAAGGCGGATATCGATGGCCGCGTCACTCAAATCCGGCGTGAAATCGAAGCGACCGACAGTGACTATGATCGCGAAAAGCTGCAGGAGCGATTGGCGAAGCTCGCTGGGGGTGTCGCACAGATCACCGTGGGTGCAGCGACCGAAACGGAAATGAAGGAGCGAAAGGCTCTGATCGATGACGCTCGGGCAGCGACGCAAGCCGCTCTCGAAGAAGGCATTGTTCCTGGTGGTGGCGTCGCGCTGTTACGTTGTCGAGCAGCCGTCGAAAAATTGGAGAAGAGCGCCGAAGGCGATCAGCAGCTTGGGATTCGGATCATCCGTAACGTGCTCGATCAACCCATGCGAGCGATCGCGGCCAATGCCGGGCTTGATGGTGCCGTTGTGGTCAATCGTGTTTTGCAAATGAAAGGCAAAACTGATGGATACGACGCCAATGCCGAGTGTTATTGTGACTTGGTTGCGGCCGGGATCGTCGATCCCGCCAAGGTCGTGAAGACCTCGTTGACCAATGCCGCCAGTGTCGCAGCTTTGCTGCTGACCACCGAATCGCTGGTCGCGGATATTCCTGTCAAGGAAGAGCCGGGCGGTGACGATCACGGCGGCCATGACCACGGCATGGGTGGCATGGGCGGAATGGGCGGCGGCATGCCAGGCATGGGCGGAATGGGTGGCATGGGCGGCATGATGTAA
- a CDS encoding flagellar hook-basal body complex protein, translated as MGLTSALTTALTGLSAAETQIDVIGNNLANSQTVGFKSSNAIFATQFLQTLSLGGGPTADNGGTNPRQIGLGVQVAEIAANHNQGTIEISSSSSDLAIQGDGFFIVEGASGERLYTRNGIFKLNSSAELVNSTGQRLLGYGIDDQFRLQESDLVPLTVPLGTESVAKATENVTFEGGLTPEGEIATTSQIVQSVRLGNDKVPRPDASGVLIGSAPLSDHNNVTVNSTGVGSLPAGAYKYRVALVDSNGNEAAPSGTINATVAANGRIELGSLPLDPDGGDYPTVNVYRTGPNGNDFFRLGSATAGGTFVDDGATPLSGNALDTDLLTGNYTYMITYHSNGESESRPSVLIGPQNIVSGRMSLSGFPTPPIPNVGDGFPSYDEIRVYRNLSNDQNNFFLVDTVAPGDTFTDGKSDEEIADLTVSGNQLLDLDGPQVNASTLLTDVLKRDGLTYQKAFEIGTLSFSGRKGGRALGDKDFEITATSTMQDFIDFIEASSGIQTVQVDGQNPIPPSENHLPGQTGVISPGGYIQDGAIRFVSNTGEANALEIDLSAFRIKTATGNVTTPNLGFGTIQEAVGQSAVSDFVVYDSLGVPINVRMTATLESRTDEQTIYRWYADSPENQSVSGTNIAVGTGLIQFDGNGNFIATTNDQVAINRNGIPSVSPLQFTVDFGRVSGLATQEASLAATQQDGSEPGVLNSFVVGEDGTMRGVFSNGISRDLGKLQLARFANPVGLESRGLNVYAQGVNTGLPVLGGPGENGIGNVIGGALELSNTDIGKDLIELVLASTQYRGNSRVITTSQQLLDELLNLRR; from the coding sequence ATGGGATTGACCTCCGCACTGACCACCGCACTGACTGGCCTTTCCGCTGCCGAAACACAGATCGACGTGATCGGCAACAACCTTGCGAACTCGCAAACGGTTGGCTTCAAATCCTCGAATGCGATCTTCGCGACGCAGTTCTTGCAGACGTTGTCGCTCGGTGGAGGACCGACCGCAGACAATGGCGGCACGAATCCACGACAAATCGGACTGGGGGTTCAGGTTGCGGAAATCGCCGCCAACCACAACCAGGGCACGATTGAAATCAGTAGCAGTTCTTCGGATTTGGCCATTCAAGGTGATGGCTTTTTTATTGTCGAGGGTGCGTCGGGCGAACGACTGTACACGCGAAACGGTATCTTTAAACTCAACAGCAGCGCTGAGTTGGTCAATTCGACCGGTCAGCGATTGTTGGGCTACGGCATCGATGATCAATTTCGCTTACAGGAATCGGACTTGGTTCCCTTGACGGTGCCGCTGGGAACCGAGAGTGTCGCCAAGGCGACGGAGAACGTCACCTTTGAAGGAGGGTTGACGCCCGAGGGCGAGATCGCGACGACAAGCCAAATTGTTCAAAGTGTGCGTCTAGGCAACGATAAAGTCCCGCGTCCGGACGCATCGGGAGTTTTGATCGGCAGTGCACCGTTGTCGGATCATAACAACGTGACCGTGAACAGCACCGGTGTCGGAAGCTTGCCAGCAGGAGCCTACAAGTACCGTGTGGCGCTGGTCGATTCGAACGGAAATGAAGCGGCACCGAGCGGCACGATCAATGCAACAGTGGCTGCCAATGGACGGATCGAATTGGGCAGTCTGCCGCTCGATCCCGATGGAGGCGACTACCCAACGGTGAACGTCTATCGCACGGGGCCCAACGGGAACGATTTCTTTCGTTTAGGTTCGGCAACGGCTGGTGGCACGTTTGTCGACGATGGAGCCACTCCGTTGTCGGGCAATGCACTCGATACCGATTTGCTGACCGGCAACTACACCTACATGATCACTTACCATAGCAATGGCGAGTCGGAGTCGCGTCCAAGTGTGCTGATTGGCCCGCAGAATATTGTTTCTGGGCGGATGTCCTTATCGGGATTTCCTACTCCGCCGATTCCCAATGTGGGTGACGGCTTTCCCAGCTACGACGAGATTCGCGTCTACCGGAACCTGTCGAACGACCAAAACAACTTCTTTCTTGTCGACACGGTCGCGCCCGGTGATACGTTTACGGATGGAAAGTCCGACGAAGAAATTGCGGACTTGACGGTCTCAGGCAACCAGTTGCTGGACTTGGATGGTCCGCAGGTCAACGCCAGCACCTTGCTGACCGATGTGCTCAAACGCGACGGTTTGACTTACCAGAAAGCATTTGAAATCGGCACACTCAGCTTCAGCGGCCGAAAAGGGGGCCGTGCGCTCGGCGACAAGGATTTTGAGATCACCGCGACCAGTACGATGCAAGATTTTATCGACTTCATCGAGGCATCGTCTGGAATTCAAACGGTTCAAGTCGATGGGCAGAATCCGATTCCTCCTTCAGAAAACCACTTGCCCGGCCAAACGGGTGTGATTTCACCGGGAGGATACATCCAAGACGGCGCGATCCGTTTTGTCAGCAATACGGGCGAAGCGAATGCCTTGGAAATCGATTTGTCGGCTTTTCGGATCAAGACAGCCACAGGCAACGTGACCACACCCAATCTTGGCTTTGGCACCATTCAAGAAGCGGTGGGACAAAGTGCCGTCAGCGACTTTGTGGTTTATGATTCGTTGGGCGTTCCCATTAACGTTCGGATGACCGCGACATTAGAAAGTCGTACGGATGAGCAAACGATTTACCGCTGGTATGCTGATAGCCCCGAAAACCAATCGGTCAGTGGAACCAACATTGCCGTGGGCACCGGATTGATTCAATTCGATGGTAACGGCAACTTCATTGCCACGACCAACGATCAAGTTGCGATCAATCGAAACGGGATACCGAGTGTTTCACCACTGCAATTTACCGTCGATTTTGGTCGAGTTTCTGGTTTGGCGACCCAAGAAGCGTCGCTCGCGGCGACTCAGCAAGACGGCAGCGAGCCGGGGGTGCTCAACAGCTTTGTGGTGGGTGAAGATGGAACGATGCGTGGGGTTTTCAGCAATGGGATCTCTCGCGATCTCGGCAAGCTGCAACTCGCTCGGTTTGCCAATCCCGTTGGTTTGGAATCTCGTGGCTTGAACGTCTACGCTCAAGGCGTCAACACCGGTTTGCCCGTGTTAGGTGGGCCAGGTGAAAATGGGATCGGCAATGTGATTGGTGGTGCACTTGAGCTCAGCAACACCGACATTGGCAAGGACTTGATCGAGTTGGTGCTGGCCAGCACTCAGTACCGTGGGAACAGCCGCGTGATCACCACCAGCCAGCAATTGCTCGACGAATTGTTGAACCTGCGGCGGTAA
- a CDS encoding 3-hydroxyacyl-CoA dehydrogenase family protein, whose protein sequence is MLSDPSVVLVGLGVVGRAILQAHLDAGISVRVVDQDAASVDLALTRLRFDPDDWGLSERATIGSGLSSVTIRARRPSEEDAAGKLAPILIESVAERLAVKRDFFEMAESLLGDQWIFCTNTSTLRVTEIAKSLRQPQRVCGMHFFMPVGQRDAVEIVRADLTSEDALRCGCRHVRRLGKTPLVVRDSPGFIVNRMLSPYLNEAMVLLSQGATAEQIEVAAIEFGMPLSPLELTDLIGSRTMFDAGRVYWQAFPSRIDPSPILPAMIKAGRGGRFAGGGFYDYVDDLRSPTLSASAVEICSRYRRNVRRIEDREVLMRLSLAMWIESAILLADSVATSLDEIEAAMAGGLGFTRRGEWYRFFDEIGSQRISEFLATARSFSKSLVAPLGLVRSLDSRRPSEAAAARLANG, encoded by the coding sequence ATGTTGAGCGATCCCTCGGTCGTATTGGTAGGACTTGGTGTTGTCGGCCGAGCCATCTTGCAAGCGCATTTGGACGCAGGCATCTCGGTACGGGTTGTCGACCAAGACGCTGCGTCCGTTGACCTGGCATTGACCCGGTTGCGATTCGATCCCGACGACTGGGGCCTCTCGGAGCGAGCGACGATCGGATCGGGATTGTCGTCGGTCACGATCCGGGCACGCCGGCCTAGCGAAGAAGATGCCGCGGGCAAGTTGGCTCCGATCTTGATTGAATCGGTCGCGGAACGTTTGGCCGTCAAACGCGATTTTTTTGAAATGGCGGAATCGTTGTTGGGTGACCAGTGGATCTTCTGCACCAACACGTCCACGTTGCGAGTGACGGAGATCGCGAAGTCCCTGCGTCAGCCCCAGCGTGTTTGCGGCATGCATTTCTTCATGCCGGTTGGCCAGCGAGACGCGGTGGAAATCGTCCGTGCCGATCTCACGTCCGAGGACGCGTTGCGTTGCGGTTGTCGCCATGTCAGGCGGCTTGGCAAGACGCCGTTGGTCGTCCGCGATTCGCCAGGTTTCATTGTCAACCGAATGTTGTCTCCTTATTTAAACGAAGCGATGGTGCTGTTGTCGCAGGGGGCAACGGCCGAGCAGATCGAAGTCGCCGCGATTGAGTTTGGAATGCCTCTGTCACCGCTGGAGCTGACCGATTTGATTGGCTCGCGGACGATGTTCGATGCCGGCCGGGTCTATTGGCAGGCGTTTCCCTCGCGGATTGACCCTTCGCCCATCTTGCCGGCCATGATCAAAGCGGGGCGCGGCGGTCGATTCGCAGGCGGCGGTTTCTACGACTACGTCGACGATCTCCGCTCACCAACTTTGTCAGCCTCCGCGGTTGAGATTTGCAGTCGCTATCGCCGAAACGTCAGGCGGATTGAAGATCGTGAGGTGCTGATGCGATTGAGTTTGGCGATGTGGATTGAGTCGGCGATTTTGCTTGCCGATTCGGTGGCCACGAGCCTTGATGAGATCGAAGCGGCGATGGCTGGCGGGCTTGGCTTTACTCGCCGAGGCGAGTGGTACCGTTTTTTTGATGAAATCGGAAGCCAGCGGATTTCGGAATTCCTTGCGACCGCCAGATCCTTTTCAAAATCGCTCGTCGCCCCCTTGGGGTTGGTCCGCTCGCTCGATTCGCGTCGGCCAAGTGAAGCGGCTGCTGCCAGGTTGGCAAATGGCTAG
- the dnaJ gene encoding molecular chaperone DnaJ, producing the protein MVEKRDYYEILSVSRTAGKVEIDRAYRKLAIKFHPDSNRDDEDAVEKFKEASEAYEILSDPEKRERYNRFGHAGVEGAAHQFNSAEDIFEAFGDLFGGGMFGDLFGGRSAGGGRRRRSRRGADIKCNVTLTLEEAARGVSKDISFRRRVRCATCEGSGAAAGSHPETCTTCGGHGQVIQSAGILRVQTACPNCNGTGQQISQKCEDCRGSGLQHEKAELTVEIPAGVDDGMRVRLQNEGEASPDGGPPGDCYCFISVMPHPLFKRNNSDLILQLPISYTQAALGADIEVPTLDGPNSLQVNAGTQTGDVFTLKGQGIVDPRGGRAGDLLVQVFIEVPKKLSSEQEKLLRELADVEREAVLPHRKSFLEKLKTFFEPDEETQEKA; encoded by the coding sequence ATGGTTGAAAAACGCGATTACTACGAGATCCTCAGTGTTTCACGGACGGCTGGGAAAGTCGAGATTGATCGCGCGTACCGAAAGCTGGCGATCAAATTCCATCCCGACAGCAATCGTGACGATGAAGATGCGGTCGAAAAGTTTAAAGAGGCTTCCGAAGCCTATGAAATCCTGAGCGACCCCGAGAAACGCGAGCGCTACAACCGCTTCGGGCATGCGGGTGTCGAAGGTGCCGCCCATCAATTCAATAGCGCCGAAGACATCTTTGAAGCATTCGGCGACTTGTTCGGCGGCGGAATGTTTGGCGATTTGTTCGGGGGGCGTTCGGCCGGGGGCGGACGTCGTCGTCGCTCGCGACGCGGGGCCGATATCAAATGCAATGTGACACTGACCCTTGAAGAAGCCGCTCGTGGCGTGAGCAAGGATATCTCGTTTCGACGCCGAGTCCGCTGTGCCACCTGTGAAGGGAGCGGGGCGGCAGCGGGAAGCCATCCAGAAACCTGCACCACCTGTGGTGGCCACGGTCAAGTGATCCAATCGGCGGGGATTCTGCGAGTACAGACCGCCTGCCCCAACTGCAATGGGACAGGGCAGCAAATCAGCCAGAAATGTGAGGATTGCCGAGGCAGTGGGTTGCAGCATGAGAAAGCCGAATTGACGGTTGAGATTCCTGCGGGCGTCGATGACGGAATGCGAGTCCGCCTGCAGAACGAAGGGGAAGCAAGTCCCGATGGAGGGCCACCAGGCGATTGCTACTGCTTTATCTCCGTCATGCCACATCCGCTGTTCAAACGGAACAACAGCGACCTGATCTTGCAGTTGCCGATTTCCTACACGCAGGCAGCGCTCGGAGCCGATATTGAAGTCCCCACACTCGATGGCCCGAACTCGTTGCAGGTCAACGCGGGGACGCAAACGGGTGACGTGTTCACGCTGAAGGGACAAGGGATCGTCGATCCTCGAGGCGGACGAGCAGGCGATTTGCTCGTGCAAGTTTTCATTGAAGTCCCCAAGAAATTGTCCTCCGAGCAGGAGAAATTGTTGCGAGAATTGGCGGATGTTGAGCGCGAAGCGGTACTGCCCCATCGCAAGTCCTTCCTGGAAAAACTGAAAACGTTTTTTGAACCCGACGAAGAAACGCAAGAAAAAGCATGA
- the grpE gene encoding nucleotide exchange factor GrpE, whose protein sequence is MNEDRDTSMNENESIPEEGWEAGEGPDVGEHFDSDQLAKDVVHAETRDEEIERLRASSDSAEKRVLMAQAEAENFRKRMRRDFEDQLRFAAMPLVNDLLLVRDNLHRAIEAAESTSDAAGLREGVAMVVKQLDDTLAKHSVTPIPTEGQVFDPNVHEAISQMPSDEHPAGAVSHVAVIGYQMHDRVVRPSQVVVSSGPPQ, encoded by the coding sequence ATGAACGAAGACAGAGACACAAGTATGAACGAGAACGAATCGATTCCTGAGGAAGGCTGGGAAGCTGGCGAGGGACCCGATGTTGGCGAACATTTTGACTCGGATCAACTCGCCAAAGATGTGGTCCATGCCGAAACGCGTGACGAGGAAATCGAGCGGCTCAGGGCTTCATCGGATTCCGCCGAGAAACGTGTCTTGATGGCTCAGGCCGAAGCGGAGAACTTCCGTAAACGCATGCGACGTGATTTCGAAGACCAACTTCGCTTTGCAGCCATGCCCTTGGTCAACGATTTGCTGCTCGTTCGCGACAACTTGCATCGTGCCATCGAAGCGGCGGAGTCGACCAGCGATGCGGCGGGGTTGCGTGAAGGAGTGGCAATGGTCGTGAAACAGCTCGATGATACGTTGGCCAAACATAGCGTCACGCCGATCCCGACCGAGGGCCAGGTCTTTGACCCCAACGTTCACGAGGCGATTTCACAAATGCCAAGTGACGAGCACCCGGCCGGCGCGGTTTCTCATGTGGCCGTGATCGGTTACCAGATGCACGATCGGGTCGTTCGTCCGAGCCAAGTGGTTGTCAGCAGCGGTCCGCCTCAGTAA
- a CDS encoding co-chaperone GroES — MAKISLRPLDDRVVVQPQEAEEMTAGGIVLPDAAREKPLRGTIVAVGPGKMLDSGNRGELTVAVGDTVIYGRYGGSDIEVDGKEMKILRESDILAKVL; from the coding sequence ATGGCAAAGATTAGTCTACGTCCTTTGGACGACCGCGTAGTGGTTCAGCCTCAAGAAGCCGAAGAAATGACTGCGGGCGGGATTGTGCTGCCCGATGCGGCTCGTGAAAAGCCGCTTCGCGGAACCATTGTTGCGGTGGGTCCAGGCAAGATGCTTGATAGCGGTAACCGCGGGGAATTGACCGTTGCGGTTGGCGACACCGTGATCTATGGACGCTACGGCGGAAGCGACATTGAGGTCGACGGCAAGGAAATGAAGATCCTGCGTGAAAGCGACATCTTGGCGAAGGTTCTCTAA
- the groL gene encoding chaperonin GroEL (60 kDa chaperone family; promotes refolding of misfolded polypeptides especially under stressful conditions; forms two stacked rings of heptamers to form a barrel-shaped 14mer; ends can be capped by GroES; misfolded proteins enter the barrel where they are refolded when GroES binds) has product MAKQLLFDDHARTRMLAGVDKLANAVAITMGPTGRNVIIDKSFGGPTVTKDGVTVAKEIELEDRFENMGAKLVMEVAQKTSDIAGDGTTTATVLARAIFKEGLRNIVAGSNPAAIRRGIDRAVQAASDKLIEMGTPVSNKEQIANVGAISANNDLEIGTLLADALEKVGKDGVITVEEGKSRKTEVNYVDGMQFDKGYISPYFINDPSTMEADLENALVLLYEKKISNIRDLVPLLEKTAQTGQPLLIIAEDVDAEALTLLVVNKLRGTLNVCAVKAPGFGDRRKAMLGDIAVLTGGTLISEDLGIQLENVTLDQLGRAKKVTVDKGSTTIVEGGGSRQEIDKRVTQIRAQIDQTDSEYDREKYQERLAKLSGGVAVVSVGAETEAEMKQTKARLEDALHATRAAVEEGILPGGGVALIRCREAVGDAKKKAKGDEKIGVDIVLRSLEAPMRQIADNGGIDGSVVVDEVSQKTGAMGYNANTGEYVDLMKAGVIDPVKVVRTALANAGSIAGLLLTTEALVTNFDEEDKEKRHVEGAVS; this is encoded by the coding sequence GTGGCAAAACAATTGTTATTCGACGACCACGCTCGAACCCGCATGTTGGCGGGTGTCGATAAGTTGGCTAACGCGGTTGCGATAACCATGGGGCCAACTGGTCGCAATGTCATTATCGATAAATCCTTCGGCGGTCCGACCGTTACCAAAGACGGTGTGACGGTCGCGAAAGAGATCGAACTCGAAGACCGTTTCGAGAACATGGGTGCCAAGTTGGTCATGGAAGTGGCCCAAAAGACCAGCGATATCGCGGGTGATGGTACCACGACCGCTACGGTGCTGGCTCGAGCGATCTTTAAAGAGGGGCTTCGCAACATTGTTGCAGGAAGCAACCCTGCAGCAATCCGCCGAGGCATCGACCGAGCGGTTCAGGCCGCCAGCGACAAGCTGATCGAGATGGGAACGCCCGTTTCGAACAAAGAGCAGATCGCCAACGTGGGTGCCATCAGCGCGAACAACGATCTCGAGATTGGCACCTTGCTCGCGGATGCTCTCGAGAAAGTCGGCAAAGATGGTGTGATCACGGTCGAGGAAGGCAAGAGCCGCAAGACCGAAGTCAACTACGTCGATGGCATGCAGTTCGACAAGGGCTACATTTCGCCCTACTTCATCAACGATCCCTCGACGATGGAAGCGGACCTCGAAAACGCGTTGGTGCTGCTTTATGAAAAGAAGATCAGCAACATTCGTGATTTGGTTCCGCTGTTGGAAAAGACGGCTCAAACCGGTCAGCCGCTGTTGATCATCGCCGAAGATGTCGATGCAGAAGCGTTGACGTTGTTGGTGGTCAACAAGCTTCGTGGGACGCTGAATGTCTGTGCGGTCAAAGCACCTGGCTTTGGCGATCGCCGCAAAGCGATGCTTGGCGACATTGCCGTCTTGACCGGCGGAACCCTGATCAGCGAAGACTTGGGGATCCAGCTGGAAAATGTCACTTTGGATCAGCTTGGCCGAGCCAAGAAGGTCACGGTTGACAAGGGCAGCACGACGATTGTCGAAGGCGGTGGAAGCCGGCAAGAGATCGACAAGCGTGTCACGCAGATCCGTGCTCAGATCGACCAAACCGACAGCGAGTACGATCGAGAAAAGTACCAAGAGCGTTTGGCAAAGTTGTCAGGCGGCGTGGCAGTGGTCAGCGTTGGTGCCGAGACCGAAGCCGAAATGAAGCAAACCAAGGCTCGTTTGGAAGACGCGTTGCACGCCACGCGGGCTGCGGTCGAAGAAGGAATCTTGCCTGGGGGTGGCGTCGCATTGATTCGGTGCCGCGAAGCTGTCGGCGACGCGAAGAAGAAGGCCAAGGGCGACGAGAAGATCGGCGTCGACATCGTTCTTCGATCGCTCGAAGCTCCGATGCGTCAAATTGCCGATAACGGTGGTATCGACGGCAGCGTCGTCGTGGACGAAGTGTCTCAAAAGACCGGTGCGATGGGCTACAACGCCAACACGGGTGAGTACGTCGACCTGATGAAGGCTGGCGTGATTGACCCGGTGAAGGTGGTTCGCACGGCATTGGCCAACGCGGGCAGCATCGCGGGGTTGCTTTTGACGACCGAAGCGCTGGTGACCAACTTCGATGAGGAAGATAAGGAAAAACGCCACGTTGAAGGCGCTGTATCCTAA
- a CDS encoding flagellar hook assembly protein FlgD — translation MSQIGQTGTTQFSANQQAGISDSNDGFSSVDIDSFMKLLISELQNQDPLNPTDNSEMIAQIGQIREIGATDQLTQTLSSLSASQELVTASSLIGRSVTGLADDSSPVEGVVDRITVETNGDNNSRSVKVHVGQQTMEINNIREILTG, via the coding sequence ATGTCGCAAATCGGACAAACAGGCACGACTCAATTTTCAGCGAATCAGCAGGCTGGAATATCCGACTCTAACGACGGGTTCTCCTCCGTCGATATTGATAGCTTTATGAAGCTGTTGATCAGTGAACTGCAGAACCAGGATCCGTTGAATCCGACCGACAACAGCGAGATGATCGCGCAGATTGGGCAGATTCGCGAAATTGGGGCGACCGATCAGCTGACGCAAACGCTCTCGAGCTTGTCGGCGAGTCAGGAATTGGTCACCGCCAGTTCACTGATTGGTCGCAGTGTGACGGGATTGGCGGATGACTCGAGCCCGGTCGAGGGCGTCGTTGACCGCATCACGGTGGAAACAAACGGGGATAACAATTCACGTTCTGTCAAAGTTCATGTGGGGCAACAGACGATGGAGATTAATAACATTCGTGAAATTCTAACTGGGTAA